One window from the genome of Nocardioides panaciterrulae encodes:
- a CDS encoding M48 family metallopeptidase, translating into MGRPEVEVRRSKRRRRTVSAYRDGDRIVVMIPASLSRAEEAEWVQTMLTRLERSEQRSRPSDADLRQRARALSDKYLGGLATPESVRWVDNQKSRWGSCTPGDRTIRLSARLRGMPAWVIDYVIVHELAHLLEPGHDDRFWAWVDRYPQAERAKGYLLGWSAAAHLEPPPSGDAD; encoded by the coding sequence ATGGGACGCCCGGAGGTGGAGGTACGCCGCAGCAAGCGGCGGCGTCGTACCGTCTCCGCCTACCGCGACGGCGACCGCATCGTGGTGATGATCCCGGCGTCGCTGAGCCGCGCCGAGGAGGCCGAGTGGGTGCAGACGATGCTCACCCGGCTGGAGCGCTCCGAGCAGCGCAGCCGCCCCTCGGACGCCGATCTGCGCCAGCGGGCGCGGGCGCTCAGCGACAAGTACCTGGGCGGGCTGGCGACTCCGGAGTCGGTGCGCTGGGTCGACAATCAGAAGTCCCGGTGGGGCTCCTGCACCCCCGGGGACCGCACGATCCGGCTCTCGGCGCGGCTGCGCGGGATGCCCGCGTGGGTGATCGACTACGTGATCGTCCACGAGCTGGCGCATCTGCTCGAACCCGGCCACGACGACCGGTTCTGGGCCTGGGTGGACCGCTATCCCCAGGCCGAACGGGCCAAGGGCTACCTGCTCGGCTGGTCGGCCGCCGCGCACCTCGAGCCGCCGCCCAGCGGCGACGCCGACTGA
- a CDS encoding enoyl-CoA hydratase/isomerase family protein, producing MPELSHLRLERPRDGVAVLTLDNPDQRNAMSGEMTRSWVAAVDELAADRSVRAVVVTGEGSAFCSGGDTSWIASEPEASVDDLRERMMPFYRAWLSIRRLEVPTIAAVNGPAIGAGLCLALACDLRYAAVGARLAAPFVRLGVHAGMAGTYLLPRVVGEAHARDLLLTGRTVDADEALRLGLVSRVIEAATFQEEVLATAEGIARTAPVASRLTKLALAGGGHADLESCLQWEALAQPVTMATEDLQEGIRAAREKRPPVFTGR from the coding sequence ATGCCTGAACTCAGCCACCTGCGCCTCGAGCGCCCCCGCGACGGCGTCGCCGTGCTCACCCTCGACAACCCCGACCAGCGCAACGCGATGTCCGGCGAGATGACCCGCTCGTGGGTCGCCGCCGTCGACGAGCTGGCCGCGGACCGGTCGGTGCGTGCGGTGGTGGTGACCGGCGAGGGCAGCGCCTTCTGCTCCGGCGGCGACACCTCGTGGATCGCCAGCGAACCCGAGGCCAGCGTCGACGACCTGCGCGAGCGGATGATGCCGTTCTACCGGGCCTGGCTCTCGATCCGCCGGTTGGAGGTGCCGACCATCGCGGCGGTCAACGGTCCGGCGATCGGCGCGGGGCTCTGCCTCGCGCTCGCGTGCGACCTCAGGTACGCCGCGGTCGGCGCCCGGCTGGCGGCGCCGTTCGTCAGGCTCGGGGTCCACGCGGGCATGGCCGGCACCTACCTGCTGCCCCGCGTGGTGGGGGAGGCGCACGCCCGTGACCTGCTGCTCACCGGCCGCACGGTGGACGCCGACGAGGCACTGCGGCTCGGCCTGGTCTCCCGGGTGATCGAGGCCGCGACGTTCCAGGAGGAGGTGCTCGCCACCGCGGAGGGGATCGCGCGCACGGCGCCGGTCGCGAGCCGGCTCACCAAGCTCGCGCTGGCCGGCGGCGGACACGCCGACCTGGAGAGCTGCCTGCAGTGGGAGGCGCTGGCCCAGCCCGTGACGATGGCGACCGAGGACCTGCAGGAGGGGATCCGCGCGGCCCGGGAGAAGCGGCCGCCGGTCTTCACCGGACGGTGA
- a CDS encoding WhiB family transcriptional regulator — MTISVLDRTDGTAEAPSLGVLHDEASRVDDELLPCRANNPELWFAESPADVEHAKALCQGCPVQALCLDGALERREPWGVWGGELFLQGVVIPRKRPRGRPRKNEAAA, encoded by the coding sequence ATGACCATCAGCGTTCTCGACCGCACCGATGGCACTGCCGAGGCGCCCAGCCTGGGGGTCCTGCACGACGAGGCCAGCCGGGTGGACGACGAGCTGCTGCCCTGCCGGGCCAACAACCCCGAGCTGTGGTTCGCCGAGTCGCCCGCCGACGTGGAGCACGCCAAGGCCCTCTGCCAGGGCTGTCCGGTCCAGGCCCTGTGCCTCGACGGCGCCCTCGAGCGCCGCGAGCCCTGGGGAGTCTGGGGCGGCGAGCTCTTCCTGCAGGGCGTGGTGATCCCGCGCAAGCGGCCCCGCGGCCGTCCCCGCAAGAACGAGGCGGCCGCCTGA
- a CDS encoding YlbL family protein: MTQRTLAGIIAAPLLIALWVVAASEPLPYVTYEPGLTVNVLGSHDGEPIIEVAGHRTYPDQGELRMTTVYVSQPRPARVTLAELMKDWISKDAAVYPYKAIYRENETNAQSRQQGAVEMVSSQDTAAAVALDQLGYQVKPAVEVLSVLPGTPADGRLQVRDIFLKIDGKPVTSSDQVVKAVQSAQAGQPVHFVVRRDRKPTPVTVTPRVKDGTPVIGIQLGLGYRFPFKVRVNLDQAIGGPSAGLMFSLGIYDTLTPGSLTDGRSVAGTGTIDESGKVGPIGGIQQKIAAARRDGAQLFLVPPDNCKDALGAQNGDMRLVKAETMPDALQALKAWDADPDAPLPSCKEDS; encoded by the coding sequence ATGACGCAGCGCACTCTGGCCGGGATCATCGCGGCGCCGCTGCTAATCGCGCTGTGGGTGGTCGCCGCGTCCGAGCCGCTGCCCTACGTCACCTACGAGCCCGGGCTGACCGTCAACGTGCTCGGCTCCCACGACGGCGAGCCGATCATCGAGGTGGCCGGGCACCGCACCTACCCCGATCAGGGCGAGCTGCGGATGACCACCGTCTACGTCTCCCAGCCCCGCCCGGCGCGGGTGACGCTGGCCGAGCTGATGAAGGACTGGATCAGCAAGGACGCCGCCGTCTACCCCTACAAGGCGATCTACCGGGAGAACGAGACCAACGCGCAGAGCCGGCAGCAGGGCGCGGTGGAGATGGTCTCCTCCCAGGACACCGCGGCCGCGGTGGCGCTCGACCAGCTGGGCTACCAGGTCAAGCCGGCCGTGGAGGTGCTCAGCGTGCTGCCCGGCACCCCGGCCGACGGCCGGCTGCAGGTCCGCGACATCTTCTTGAAGATCGACGGCAAGCCGGTCACCTCCAGCGACCAGGTGGTCAAGGCCGTGCAGTCGGCGCAGGCCGGGCAGCCCGTGCACTTCGTCGTACGCCGGGACCGGAAGCCGACCCCGGTGACGGTGACCCCGCGGGTGAAGGACGGCACGCCGGTGATCGGGATCCAGCTGGGGCTCGGCTACCGGTTCCCGTTCAAGGTGAGGGTCAACCTCGACCAGGCGATCGGCGGCCCCAGCGCCGGGCTGATGTTCTCGCTGGGCATCTACGACACGCTCACGCCCGGCTCGCTCACCGACGGCCGGTCGGTGGCCGGCACCGGCACCATCGACGAGTCCGGCAAGGTCGGGCCGATCGGCGGCATCCAGCAGAAGATCGCGGCGGCGCGCCGCGACGGCGCGCAGCTGTTCCTCGTGCCCCCCGACAACTGCAAGGACGCGCTCGGCGCGCAGAACGGCGACATGCGGCTGGTGAAGGCGGAGACCATGCCCGACGCGCTGCAGGCCCTCAAGGCGTGGGACGCCGACCCCGATGCACCCCTGCCGTCCTGCAAGGAGGACTCGTGA
- a CDS encoding zinc-dependent metalloprotease — protein sequence MSTNPGDTPDEPDEHGQNPFKGTPFEQLFGGQTFGAGGQMPDLSALFGQIQSMLQPSDDGPINWDVALDTARKLVAQQPDPSPSQRQKDAVADAVRLADHWLDDTATFASGVTSTAAWSRAEWIVGTTDVWKVLVEPIAEGSVQALSSALPEEARAMSGPVLGILGRAVGAMLAGQIGSGLGGLAGEVLSVSDTGLPLAPAGKAALLPTNVEKFAEGLDVSGDDVLLYLALREAAHQRLFAHVPWLREHLIGAVADYARGIEINVEGIQGRVEEQMRGLDPMNPESMQQILDGGLFDLPQSPAQKAALERLEITLALVEGWVDEVVHEATAERMPSAGKLQEAFRRRRAAGGPAEQTFASLVGLELRPRRLRDASTLWGSLRTRQGIEARDGVWMHPDLLPTAADLDDPLGFREGATAPEELSEDDFDAALRQLLEGEGGDTPDGPGSPDSPGA from the coding sequence ATGAGCACCAACCCCGGCGACACCCCCGACGAGCCGGACGAGCACGGCCAGAACCCGTTCAAGGGCACGCCCTTCGAGCAGCTCTTCGGCGGCCAGACGTTCGGCGCCGGCGGCCAGATGCCCGACCTGTCGGCGCTGTTCGGCCAGATCCAGTCGATGCTGCAGCCCTCCGACGACGGGCCGATCAACTGGGACGTCGCGCTGGACACCGCCCGCAAGCTGGTCGCCCAGCAGCCCGACCCGTCGCCCTCGCAGCGGCAGAAGGACGCGGTGGCCGACGCGGTGCGGCTCGCGGACCACTGGCTCGACGACACCGCGACGTTCGCCTCCGGCGTCACCTCGACCGCGGCCTGGAGCCGCGCCGAGTGGATCGTCGGCACCACCGACGTGTGGAAGGTCCTGGTCGAGCCGATCGCCGAGGGCTCGGTGCAGGCGCTGTCCAGCGCGCTGCCCGAGGAGGCGCGCGCGATGTCCGGGCCGGTGCTGGGGATCCTGGGCCGGGCGGTCGGCGCGATGCTCGCCGGGCAGATCGGCTCCGGCCTCGGCGGCCTGGCCGGCGAGGTGCTGAGCGTCTCCGACACCGGGCTCCCCCTGGCCCCGGCCGGCAAGGCCGCGCTGCTGCCGACCAACGTCGAGAAGTTCGCCGAGGGGCTCGACGTCTCCGGCGACGACGTGCTGCTCTACCTGGCGCTGCGCGAGGCCGCCCACCAGCGGCTGTTCGCCCACGTGCCGTGGCTGCGCGAGCACCTCATCGGCGCGGTCGCCGACTACGCCCGCGGCATCGAGATCAACGTCGAGGGCATCCAGGGCCGCGTCGAGGAGCAGATGCGCGGCCTGGACCCGATGAACCCCGAGTCGATGCAGCAGATCCTCGACGGCGGGCTCTTCGACCTGCCCCAGTCCCCGGCCCAGAAGGCCGCCCTCGAGCGCCTCGAGATCACCCTGGCGCTGGTCGAGGGCTGGGTCGACGAGGTGGTCCACGAGGCCACCGCCGAGCGGATGCCGTCGGCCGGCAAGCTGCAGGAGGCGTTCCGCCGCCGGCGCGCCGCGGGCGGTCCCGCCGAGCAGACCTTCGCCTCGCTGGTCGGGCTCGAGCTGCGCCCCCGTCGGCTCCGCGACGCCTCGACGCTGTGGGGCTCGCTGCGCACCCGTCAGGGGATCGAGGCCCGCGACGGGGTCTGGATGCACCCCGACCTGCTCCCCACCGCCGCCGACCTCGACGACCCGCTGGGCTTCCGCGAGGGCGCCACCGCGCCGGAGGAGCTCAGCGAGGACGACTTCGACGCCGCGCTGCGCCAGCTGCTCGAGGGCGAGGGCGGGGACACGCCGGACGGCCCCGGCTCGCCGGACTCCCCCGGCGCGTGA
- a CDS encoding PPA1309 family protein, which yields MTGPDDDLGPDLEPGPDPELSPAPSLEPELSPELTADLDADPALASAVLEIESHIAEGGWDQPARLYALVDTAALVEHEPGLAAAMGLDSADAAGSLTPVEQDQLAPDRPLETVLASIIWPPDVAGCAAVVERLVLPPGADAEIPEDAAAAAEFAREHPDRQEVRIVAGATRGGSSYCALRLRAHDDAASVVGGADLVPGLLELLRATLADEPEAQG from the coding sequence GTGACCGGTCCCGACGACGACCTCGGCCCCGACCTGGAGCCGGGGCCCGACCCCGAGCTCAGCCCCGCGCCCAGCCTCGAGCCTGAGCTCAGCCCCGAGCTGACCGCCGACCTGGACGCCGACCCGGCGCTGGCCTCGGCGGTGCTGGAGATCGAGTCCCACATCGCCGAGGGCGGCTGGGACCAGCCGGCCCGGCTCTACGCGCTGGTCGACACTGCGGCGCTGGTCGAGCACGAGCCGGGGCTGGCCGCGGCGATGGGCCTGGACTCCGCCGACGCCGCCGGGTCGCTGACCCCGGTCGAGCAGGACCAGCTGGCGCCGGACCGGCCGCTGGAGACGGTGCTGGCCTCGATCATCTGGCCGCCCGACGTCGCCGGGTGCGCGGCGGTCGTGGAGCGGCTGGTGCTGCCTCCGGGCGCGGACGCCGAGATCCCCGAGGACGCGGCCGCGGCCGCGGAGTTCGCCCGGGAGCACCCGGACCGCCAGGAGGTGCGCATCGTGGCCGGGGCCACGCGCGGCGGCTCGTCGTACTGCGCGCTGCGGCTGCGCGCCCACGACGACGCCGCGTCGGTGGTCGGCGGCGCCGATCTGGTGCCGGGGCTGCTGGAGCTGCTGCGGGCGACGCTGGCCGACGAGCCGGAGGCGCAGGGATGA
- a CDS encoding NUDIX domain-containing protein — protein sequence MSLHADALATLEAWAAPSPAQDRLRRRYAEHLRAHPDAMTRACFPDHLTAGVLVLHPDRDRVLLNLHRKARRWFAFGGHCEPADRTLAGVALREGTEESGLADLALDPVPAQLDVHPVSFCDRRGTVHHLDVRYVALAPAGADHATSAESLDVRWWPLDDLPELEPEMHQLIGLARERFR from the coding sequence GTGAGCCTGCACGCCGACGCCCTGGCCACGCTCGAGGCCTGGGCGGCGCCCTCGCCCGCCCAGGACCGGCTGCGCCGGCGGTACGCCGAGCACCTGCGCGCACACCCGGACGCGATGACCCGGGCGTGCTTCCCCGACCACCTGACCGCCGGCGTGCTGGTGCTGCACCCGGACCGCGACCGGGTCCTGTTGAACCTGCACCGCAAGGCCCGCCGATGGTTCGCCTTCGGCGGGCACTGCGAACCGGCCGACCGCACCCTGGCCGGCGTGGCGCTCCGTGAGGGGACCGAGGAGTCCGGCCTGGCCGACCTGGCCCTGGACCCCGTCCCCGCCCAGCTCGACGTACACCCGGTGTCGTTCTGCGACCGCCGCGGCACCGTGCACCACCTCGACGTCCGCTACGTCGCGCTGGCACCCGCCGGCGCCGATCACGCGACCAGCGCGGAGTCCCTCGACGTCCGCTGGTGGCCGCTGGACGACCTGCCCGAGCTCGAGCCCGAGATGCACCAGCTCATCGGCCTCGCCCGGGAGCGCTTCCGCTGA
- a CDS encoding PHP domain-containing protein, with amino-acid sequence MSQRGDGGDGGRETDGSPAYDGGPVAALRRIAFLLERAREDTYKVKAYRGAAAAILPLGAEAVAAAVEDGTLTGIPGIGASTAKVIEAAVRGETPDRLARLEREAGPLATGGRELRAALRGDLHSHSDWSDGGSPIEEMAFTAIELGHEYLVLTDHSPRLKVAHGLSAERLARQLDVVDAVNDHLGGSGFALLKGIEVDILDDGGLDQSEEMLARLDVRVASVHSKLAMAKDAMTRRMVAAVGHPRTNVLGHCTGRLVTGGRGTRPGSEFDARAVFEACVEHDVAVEINSRPERRDPPTRLLELARDVGCLFSIDSDAHAPGQLDFLAYGCERAEAAGIDPDRVVNTWSRERLLGWANG; translated from the coding sequence GTGTCGCAGCGTGGGGACGGCGGGGACGGCGGCCGGGAGACCGACGGGTCCCCGGCGTACGACGGGGGGCCGGTCGCGGCGCTGCGCCGGATCGCGTTCCTGCTCGAGCGCGCCCGGGAGGACACGTACAAGGTCAAGGCCTACCGCGGCGCCGCCGCCGCGATCCTGCCGCTGGGTGCCGAGGCGGTGGCGGCCGCGGTCGAGGACGGCACGCTGACCGGGATCCCCGGCATCGGGGCCAGCACCGCGAAGGTGATCGAGGCCGCGGTGCGCGGCGAGACCCCCGACCGGCTGGCCCGGCTGGAGCGGGAGGCCGGCCCGCTGGCGACGGGCGGCCGCGAGCTGCGCGCGGCGCTGCGCGGCGACCTGCACTCCCACTCGGACTGGTCCGACGGCGGCTCGCCGATCGAGGAGATGGCGTTCACCGCGATCGAGCTCGGCCACGAGTACCTCGTGCTGACCGACCACTCGCCCCGGCTGAAGGTCGCCCACGGCCTGAGCGCCGAGCGGCTCGCGCGGCAGCTCGACGTCGTCGACGCGGTCAACGACCACCTCGGCGGCTCGGGGTTCGCGCTGCTCAAGGGCATCGAGGTCGACATCCTCGACGACGGCGGCCTCGACCAGAGCGAGGAGATGCTCGCCCGGCTCGACGTCCGGGTCGCCAGCGTGCACTCCAAGCTGGCGATGGCCAAGGACGCGATGACCCGGCGGATGGTGGCGGCGGTCGGGCACCCCCGCACGAACGTGCTCGGCCACTGCACCGGCCGCCTGGTCACCGGCGGGCGCGGCACCCGGCCGGGCTCGGAGTTCGACGCCCGGGCGGTGTTCGAGGCCTGCGTCGAGCACGACGTGGCGGTGGAGATCAACTCCCGGCCCGAACGACGCGACCCGCCGACCCGGCTGCTGGAGCTCGCCCGGGACGTCGGCTGCCTGTTCTCGATCGACAGCGACGCCCACGCGCCGGGCCAGCTGGACTTCCTGGCCTACGGCTGTGAACGCGCCGAGGCCGCCGGCATCGACCCGGACCGGGTCGTCAACACCTGGTCGCGCGAGCGGCTCCTGGGCTGGGCGAACGGCTAG
- a CDS encoding molybdenum cofactor biosynthesis protein MoaE, producing MTDATGAAAARPVVRLAELRETPLDVGEVIAALDDDASGGLTLFIGRVRDHDGGRDVDGLDYTAHPTAEARLREVCERVAEEYDVHGVAAVHRTGTLAIGDAAVVIATTAAHRGEAFDASRALIDTLKAEVPIWKHQRFGDGGEEWVGTP from the coding sequence GTGACCGACGCCACCGGGGCCGCCGCCGCGCGGCCCGTCGTACGCCTTGCCGAGCTCCGCGAGACCCCGCTCGACGTCGGCGAGGTGATCGCGGCGCTCGACGACGACGCCAGCGGCGGACTGACGCTGTTCATCGGCCGGGTGCGCGACCACGACGGCGGCCGGGACGTGGACGGGCTGGACTACACCGCCCACCCCACCGCCGAGGCCCGGCTGCGCGAGGTCTGCGAGCGGGTCGCCGAGGAGTACGACGTGCACGGGGTCGCTGCGGTGCACCGCACCGGCACCCTGGCGATCGGCGACGCCGCGGTCGTGATCGCCACCACCGCCGCCCACCGGGGCGAGGCGTTCGACGCCTCCCGGGCGCTGATCGACACGCTCAAGGCGGAGGTGCCGATCTGGAAGCACCAGCGCTTCGGCGACGGCGGCGAGGAGTGGGTCGGCACCCCGTAA
- a CDS encoding ATP-dependent helicase — translation MPPAPGPDDLLAALDPEQRRVAEALRGPVRVLAGAGTGKTRAITHRIAHGVATGVYAPTEVLAVTFTTRAAGEMRSRLRTLGAGPVQARTFHSAALRQLRFFWPRVHGTELPTLIESKIGLLATAARRQRLNADQALLRDLASEIEWSKVSNVHPDDYARLATRRGRSVSGQDPETVARVFAAYEETKRAQGRMDMEDVLLLTAGMLADDERVAAQVRRQYKWFVVDEFQDVSPLQSALLELWLGGRDELCVVGDPAQTIYSFAGANAAYLRDFATKHPNTTSIELVRNYRSSPEVVAAANTLLAGTTSRSVELRAQRPSGPAVTYTGYPDEVAEAEAAAAAIKRLRDQGRPLGEVAVLFRINAQSEAFEEALASRALPYVVRGAARFFDRPEVREAVTRLRGAARSGEGEDVVETVRATLSGMGWTSQAPTARGQTRDRWESWQALVDQATEFARAPGADLNGFVDDLDRRAAEQHAPVADGVTLATFHAAKGLEWDSVFLCGLQDGTLPITYAESPAAIEEERRLLYVGMTRARLDLSLSWAQARNPGGRASRKPSRFLDPLLPDHARPEPKAPRQRKVASCRECGRPLSTGAEKKRGRCEDCPASYDEGLFERLREWRKAQAGEESVPAFVIFTDATLQLVAEHRPRTPDALLRISGVGRSKLERYGDAVLALVQDEI, via the coding sequence ATGCCCCCCGCCCCCGGGCCCGACGACCTGCTGGCCGCGCTCGACCCCGAGCAGCGGCGGGTGGCCGAGGCGCTGCGGGGTCCGGTGCGGGTGCTGGCCGGCGCCGGCACCGGCAAGACCCGGGCGATCACCCACCGGATCGCCCACGGGGTGGCCACCGGGGTCTACGCCCCCACCGAGGTGCTCGCGGTCACCTTCACGACCCGCGCGGCCGGCGAGATGCGGTCGCGGCTGCGGACGCTCGGGGCGGGCCCGGTCCAGGCCCGCACGTTCCACTCCGCGGCGCTGCGCCAGCTGCGGTTCTTCTGGCCCCGGGTGCACGGCACCGAGCTGCCGACCCTGATCGAGTCGAAGATCGGCCTGCTGGCCACCGCCGCGCGCCGGCAGCGGCTGAACGCCGACCAGGCGCTGCTGCGCGACCTGGCCTCGGAGATCGAGTGGTCCAAGGTCAGCAACGTCCACCCCGACGACTACGCCCGGTTGGCGACCCGACGCGGCCGGTCGGTCTCCGGGCAGGACCCGGAGACCGTGGCCCGGGTGTTCGCGGCCTACGAGGAGACCAAGCGCGCCCAGGGCCGGATGGACATGGAGGACGTGCTGCTGCTGACCGCCGGGATGCTCGCGGACGACGAGCGGGTGGCGGCCCAGGTGCGCCGGCAGTACAAGTGGTTCGTCGTCGACGAGTTCCAGGACGTCTCGCCGCTTCAGTCCGCGCTGCTCGAGCTGTGGCTGGGGGGTCGCGACGAGCTCTGCGTGGTCGGCGACCCCGCCCAGACGATCTACTCCTTCGCGGGCGCCAACGCCGCCTACCTGCGCGACTTCGCCACCAAGCACCCGAACACCACCTCGATCGAGCTGGTGCGCAACTACCGCTCCTCGCCGGAGGTGGTCGCCGCCGCGAACACGCTGCTGGCCGGCACCACCAGCCGCAGCGTGGAGCTGCGGGCGCAGCGGCCCTCGGGGCCGGCGGTCACCTACACGGGGTACCCCGACGAGGTGGCCGAGGCCGAGGCGGCGGCGGCCGCGATCAAGCGGCTGCGTGACCAGGGCCGCCCGCTCGGCGAGGTCGCGGTGCTGTTCCGCATCAACGCCCAGTCCGAGGCCTTCGAGGAGGCGCTGGCCAGCCGGGCGCTGCCGTACGTCGTGCGCGGCGCCGCCCGCTTCTTCGACCGCCCGGAGGTGCGCGAGGCGGTGACCCGGCTGCGTGGCGCGGCCCGCTCCGGTGAGGGCGAGGACGTCGTGGAGACCGTGCGCGCCACGCTCTCCGGGATGGGCTGGACCTCGCAGGCGCCCACCGCGCGCGGCCAGACCCGGGATCGCTGGGAGTCCTGGCAGGCACTGGTCGACCAGGCGACCGAGTTCGCCCGCGCCCCGGGCGCCGACCTCAACGGGTTCGTCGACGACCTCGACCGCCGGGCCGCCGAGCAGCACGCCCCGGTCGCCGACGGGGTCACGCTGGCGACCTTCCACGCCGCCAAGGGCCTGGAGTGGGACTCGGTCTTCCTGTGCGGGCTGCAGGACGGCACGCTGCCGATCACCTACGCCGAGTCGCCGGCGGCGATCGAGGAGGAGCGCCGGCTGCTCTACGTCGGCATGACCCGGGCCCGCCTGGACCTCTCGCTGTCGTGGGCGCAGGCCCGCAACCCGGGCGGCCGGGCCTCGCGCAAGCCCTCGCGCTTCCTCGACCCGCTGCTGCCCGACCACGCCCGGCCCGAGCCGAAGGCGCCCCGCCAGCGCAAGGTCGCCAGCTGCCGCGAGTGCGGCCGGCCGCTGTCCACCGGTGCGGAGAAGAAGCGCGGCCGGTGCGAGGACTGCCCCGCGTCCTACGACGAGGGGCTGTTCGAGCGGCTGCGCGAGTGGCGCAAGGCCCAGGCGGGGGAGGAGAGCGTGCCGGCGTTCGTGATCTTCACCGACGCCACGCTGCAGCTGGTCGCCGAGCACCGCCCCCGGACCCCGGACGCCCTGCTCCGGATCAGCGGGGTCGGCCGGTCGAAGCTCGAGCGGTACGGCGATGCGGTCCTGGCGCTGGTCCAGGACGAGATCTGA
- a CDS encoding DUF5679 domain-containing protein, with translation MAETWNGEFYCVKCKEKREAEGEVKVNDKGTRMAKAVCPVCGTNLNRILGKA, from the coding sequence ATGGCGGAGACCTGGAACGGCGAGTTCTACTGCGTGAAGTGCAAGGAGAAGCGCGAGGCCGAGGGCGAGGTCAAGGTCAACGACAAGGGCACCCGCATGGCCAAGGCCGTGTGCCCCGTGTGCGGGACCAACCTCAACCGCATCCTCGGCAAGGCGTGA
- a CDS encoding mycoredoxin has product MTVRAEEMPALFTMYTTPWCGYCHRLKGQLDREGITYDIVDIEQDPAAASIVESANGGNQTVPTLVYADGTAQTNPSLVQVKEKLAALA; this is encoded by the coding sequence ATGACAGTCCGAGCAGAGGAGATGCCTGCTTTGTTCACGATGTACACCACCCCCTGGTGCGGCTACTGCCACCGGCTCAAGGGCCAGCTGGACCGCGAAGGCATCACCTACGACATCGTGGACATCGAGCAGGACCCGGCCGCCGCCAGCATCGTCGAGTCCGCCAACGGCGGCAACCAGACCGTCCCCACCCTCGTGTACGCCGACGGCACCGCGCAGACCAACCCCTCGCTGGTGCAGGTCAAGGAGAAGCTGGCC